Part of the Aptenodytes patagonicus chromosome 2, bAptPat1.pri.cur, whole genome shotgun sequence genome, GCCATAAACTGAACGTCTTGGATACCAGTACAAGTCTCGCTGTGGGAAGGCAGAGCACAGCATGGCTTAACCACTGAGTATTTACCCTTCTTCTTTtaactacagaaaaatattttattacttacGTAACTTAAATGGAACAAATGTAGCTTATTTCTGCATCCAAATTTAATCCTGATGTAGGTTTAGAAGTGGAACTACCGTAAATGAAACAAACTTGGGTCTCTTTCTGAATATGTAGATTCAGGAGCACAGACAGAAGGTTACAGGCTAATCTGTATGTCTTAACTAATTTCAAAAATGAGGACAAGCTCTGAAAGTACATCTGAAAATATCCCTTCTCTTGCTTTCACACAGTGAAGGAGGCTGGTGGAGAGTCCATTCCCTTACAACAGGTCGAGAAAACTATATTCCAGGAAAATATGTAGCAAAGGTTTACCACGGGTAAGTAAATGCATTTCCTATAGCCTTTCAACACTATGTTTCTACATACACTGCCCTGATTAGTTATTCAGTGTCATAATCAAAACAATGACAACAGTGACTAGACAgacagaaattttatttattgACAGTCTAAAATAGTTCCTTTGAAATCTGAGAACATCAAATCCACATCTAAGtttattatatgaaaaaaaaattgtattaaagGGAAAATCCTAGTTTTAAATGCTGGAAAGGGTCAAAAACCCCTCAAATATCATATAAGTTGCATGGACTGATCTCTGATTTTAAAACATCAACAAAGACACCCTatttagaaaggatttttaacatttacaaagaGTAAAATTTAAGCTAGAGTTGCTCatgaaaaacagaccaaaaagaacaaataaaaagacTAAGTTATTCAAGAATGTAAACTCTCACACTGCAAGAGCTAAGGAAGGTTCAGAGCTTTCTTGTTGCCCTAGACAccagtcaggaaaaaaacattaaagcacATACTTAAAACTTTTCTGGCAAAAGTCTTAATACctgtttaattttaagcatatgaaCTGTGAACTTCACTGTGATTTATGCAAGTGCTTAAATTTGAATATGCTTTTATATCCTCCTGAAATAGAGATGCTTTCCCAAAGACAGGGCACAGATATGGTAATGAAAGCTACTGTCTGAAGCTTCCCCAAGACCATTTTGCCAATAGCAGACTGGATCAAACACACaagaacaactttaaaataaagtgcTAGTAACTCCTACAGTTACAGCAGTGCACCAAGCTATGCTGAAAACCAGTAGGACTAATTCCACTTTCCCTTATCCACAAAGCCAATTAACTTAAATGGCTAGACTGTTCCCTAGCATAAACagaataattgcattttattttgggcTTATTTACgatacaataaaatacaatttgGGGTTAACAGAAGTGGTTTAAATGAAAAAGAGGGATTTAACTAATGCCACAGATATGCCATCAATATATCACATGGATACGTCCCCAACAATTCAGATCAAGGCAGCTCAAAAAGTTTTTTCCTAATAAGTCCAAAACTTATTCACTCTTCTCTTAGTCTCACAAAAGTTAATGGAACTCAAAGACAGCAAGGTTTTCTTCATAAATTTGGGAAATATGCCTGGACATAGTTGAGAGAATAGCTACAGAAAGGCAGTGTTATTTTTGCAGTCACTTTTCCTGGCTAATGCTGCCCTTTCACGGCCACATGCTGCTCTCTGTTTCACTGGTGTCCaaatttcagaatttgtttttttcctgcttcacagCTGGTTATTTGAAgggctgggaagagaaaaagcagaggaacTTCTACAGCTACCCAACACCAAGGTTGGCTCCTTCATGATCAGAGAGAGTGAAACTAGGAAAGgtgagaaaatacaattttttcccTCTTGATCTCAGGCATTAACAGTTTTACAGCTTTTTAATTCACTCCCTATCCTGCTTCATATGGATCAGTCTGAAACCAGAAAATGTATGTAATGGGAAGGCAAAGGCACCCAGTGCAGCATGCCAGTCTTCACCAGTCACCTACGTTACAAAGCAGTACTGGAAACAGGGTTAGCGATGGCCATGGAAAGTTCCACAGGCATCAGCACAAACAAGACACAGTTGTTTAAACACTATTATTTACTTTGGTCGCATGCAAAGCTTATTAGGCAGTGGGACCTTTCAAATGGAGGAAAAGTCACAGCTTTGCCTTGGTCCACAAAAGATTGCCTAAAGAAGCTGTAAAATACACACCAAGCAGTGGAGGTGGCTGATAAGTGCATTTCCTATATAAACAGGTGgttcttttatttacttttaaaaaatgccatgccttcaattttgttttctttcatagcaATTCTGTTGCTACATGGGAATTGTACTGTATGCACTTTATACTTTTATTCTCTTCCATGGGAACACATCTCCCATTGTGCAATGTGATATCCTCCCTTTTCCTGAAGCACCAGAACGCATTCTAATGTCATGCATGATACTACAGTTAGAAGGGAATAATAAATCATCTACTCTGACCTCTTGCATACCACAAGCTAATTAGTTTCATGATACCTATACTAAATTCAAAGAAATTTAGGATCAACATTCAGTCCTTACCAACTAAACGCTGcacaacagttttaaacaaagaaacaggaaaatccAAGCTGTCATCTCCTGCCAGGACTGCATTATCAAGTATCAGCTACTGCATTATTGGGAGCTGACTAAAGCAGCGTACCAGCACGTAAGTCTGGTCCCCctcttcagaggaaggcaaaCAACTTCTGTAAAGGCCTATTTCCTTtacaccattttaaaaaatcccatactagcaaaaataaaggaaaaacacacCAGAAATTTACATTCAATCAAAATTTCAGCCCCTGATGTTGGGCCCTTTATTCCCTTTGTTATACTtaagtatatatataaagtatacTACATAAGTAGAAATTAGGATGGCCACTCAGCTTTTTTCAGATCTTTCTGGGACCTTTTGGATCATGGCACCACATCTTACAGGTACTCTGGTTGTGGTCACTGCTATCCGTCCAGAATTAGGGCCCTACTTTGGGGTAATTAGTTCTCCTCTTTCTTCAGGGTTATATTCCTTGTCGGTGCGGCACAGGCAAGTGAAACATTACAGGATCTTCCGCCTTCCAAATAACTGGTATTACATCTCTCCACGGCAAACATTTCAGTGCCTTGAAGACCTTGTGAATCACTACTCAGGTAAAAAGAACTGCAGAATAAACATATTTTCCACTGGCAACTGTAAAACTATCTATCAAAGTTCCAGAACAAGAAATTTTGCCTATGTCCGAGACTTGCAACTGCTGCCACAGaacaaggaacagaaaaactTTTGGTTTAtgtcttttactttatttttgaTCCTAAATACAAATATGCTACCCTTAACAGTACAACTGAAATCAACCCAAGAACTCAGCTAAATAAAGACAGATAGGCTCTGCCCGTATTGGTATATGATATTGTATGGCCATGTCAATAGAGCCGTCCCTAACACTATTTGGTCCAAACACTAGTGTCTAGCACTTCCCTAGACAGCTTTCAAATACAGTTTGGAGGTTAGCACAGGCCAGGGATGCCCAGCCCCTCTCAGAGCACAGCTAAAGTCAAAGTTTGGGTGTACAAAAATGTTGAGCTGTACAGATGCAAGTCATGGTTCTGGATCTCAGGGACAGAGTTCAACTCCTGGCTCACTTTGTTTACTGGCATGGACATGtctgccatttatttatttaccgtATAGACAGACAGATAGCATCAGGACATGCGAGACCAGGTTCTGCAATCACGTTTCTCTCAGGAACCACTACATCACACAACCTTATCTGCAGCAGAAAATTCCCAGAAATGTTGTTAGTTTCTTCCCTATTACTTTAGAAGGGTATGGCTGGATTTTATCAGCAGAAGTTATCTCAAGGGGCTCAAGCTGTTAGCTCAAATCTGTATTCAGCTGCCATTTTTACTAATATCAGTCCAGTGGATGACACCTGTTTCAATGATAGTTTTCCAGGTTTATGGCAATTTAACCTGTGTCAGAGAGATAACTTGACAAGCAACACAATTAAGCGGTTGCAGTTACCATGCATTAaaatgagaacattttaaaatgaggaagGAAGATTGCAATAAGTCAATTGCATAAAAATTACAAGAGAACAATAGTTTCTGTGCTTTAATTAGTAATGGGTactctgtaattttaaaagtgtaaagCTACCATACCTGCATATTTCATAGGTAAATGAAAAAGCGTGTTGGCCAAAGAGTACTCTGATAAACTGGGGGGAAAAGCCATATTCACATTCAAAACATACAAAAGAAACTTTCAAGTCCAGTGATATAAACAGAGGAGTGAGAATTTGgacaggaatttctttttttttttttctctctcttttttttcttccttacatttTAGTTAGCTGACACCTTTCTCCATTTAGAAAGAAGCAAATAATCGAAGCCCAAAATTCGGGGTGGGGCAGAACCCAAAACTTATAACAATTAACATTTTTACTTGAGTTATAGGTGTAAGAGGAGACATAGTGAGATTtagctctcctccttcccccaccatGAGGTGATACACAATCTCACCCTGAAATAAGGCTCAGAGATGTAAAACACTAGCGTTCAGCCACGATGTTCTCTACTTGGGCAGAACAACATATGCAATGTTCCTAGGGGAGCAAGGAGAAGAGGACAGAGAGAAGAAACATAGATGAAAGTAACATGTGAACCTTGATTCATTCCATAGTCATGTTCCACAGCAGAATAGGTGCACATACAATCCAATCATTTGAGTGGTTCCATCTTGCATCTATTTTATGCTCTGTTTGCATGGCTGAGACAATGGGAGGCAAAAGCAGAACTCACTGAGGACTCAGGAAACCTGGGTTTAAGTCCCTGCTGTGTCACAAACTTCCTTCTAGACTTTGGGCAAGTCACTTTATCTTTCTGTGTCTCAGTTCCTCACTTGTACTGCGGGAAATATAACCCATGATAAATTAAAAGGCAAAGGtatgaggaaaggagaaagttAAGCCTTTAACCTAAGTTACAGTGTCCTTGCTGAGAACACACAATTTAGTGACTAATACTACTGTGTCCAAAACTGTTTATTTGAGCATGCaccagggaaggaaaacagtgaaGATAACAGTGAGCAAAGATTAACTGTCTGTGTATTCATTTCCCTGTTCAGAAGTTGCTGATGGTCTCTGCTGTGTCCTTACAACACCTTGTCTTACCCAGTGCACTAACAACAACAGCGCAACAAATCAAGTTCCTCCTGTGGTGATGCGGAATAAAAACTTCAACTGGAGAAATATTCACAGGTACCACATACAACACAGGCTGCCAGAAAcaacaaggtttttttttccagccttgtATATACTTGTACTTacaacacagaagaaacagcCATTTCCTTCTCCTGAGACCAGTTTTAAAGATTAGACAATCTTCAAAGCTGCTGACAGCAGGTTAACCCATGAAAACTGGATGTCCAGCTCTCTAACTGATAATCTTGGTCTAACTTTGAAGGAAAGTATAGTTAACATTAAATCATTTCTCCTATGCAGCTAAGAGTCAGGCCACATATGCAGTCCCTTTAGGACTCAAGAGTCCTTTCCACCAAGGGGGCAGGAGTAAGAGCCAGGCCATAAAGCCTAGCCAGATCCACCACCAATGGCACACTAACGTGCAATGGCTTACAGGTGAGCCCTGGTAGTCAGAAATGGCTTCCCCTTGTTCACATGGTGGCCATCCATGAAGCAGCACAGGTGCAATGAACACATTATCCCAGCATAAATCTTTCCTGCTGTGTCTCTCTCAATACACAGCCCAACTCAAGGCTCATGAGATTTCTAATATCATGACTGCAACTAGAGAAAGTAGGTCAGGTTTCAGAAGCTGGTGAAACAACCACCTTCAGAAACAAAAGGACCTCTTGTTTTTGAAGTGTAAATTTCCCTCCACTACCCTTCCTTCACAAAGCATATTCATTTGCTTACAGATGCAAGAAAATTTTGTGCAGTATCGAGGCCATTTTTCCTACAGAttaagaagaaagagagaaagtagATAGACGTTATTTCCTTTTTAGATGCCGAAAAATATTTAGATACTACTGTTGTACTGATTATTTTGGAAAATCACTAAGTGATAGAAATGTTTGGTGATTTATGAGACAGGAAATTTTTTATACaacaaaattaacataatttGGTTTAACAGCTGTTAATATTATACTAATAGGCTCAGTTCAAGTAGCTGAAATGGTaacaaaattttgttcttttaaaggcTGGAGGTGACTGAAGATACTGAAAGCACCCTGGCAGCAATGGATGATTCTTGTCTCAGCTATGGCCTGAAGGAAAGTATCGCTTCCTACCTCTCCTTAACAGGGGATGACAATGCTTCTTTTGCAAGTGCCAGAAAGAAGAAAGCCCAATCTCTTATATACACGGGAAGCAAACGTAAGAGTACCCTTCACTTGCCACCTACATACTATGAAGACTAAATGTAAGacaaccaggggaaaaaaaaacaactgacggacaaaaaaaatcaacttctaaCAACTGTTAGAAGAGAAACCCAGATCATTCTGTGGTCCTGCAGTCCTTCGACAGCTGAGAGATATGATGATTAAATGCTGGCAATGCTTCTGCATTTCCTCTTCTGAATGTTAACCAGAGACCTTCTTAAAGGTGCTATCTCAGCCACAGCATATGCTGGGAACGTCCCCAGTGCACCTGAAATTAGAACCTGTTCACAAGCAGGATAAACTGAGATAGACTCTAAGTCAAGAGCCAAGTGAGGCAGATGACTCTTCAGCAAGGGTGATGCCCACCATTGTACAAAGGTGGGGGGAAGGACTAACTACAGCTCAAGAACTTAAATTAAGTCTTACTCTGGTATTCTCCACAAGGCCGAAAACCATCTTTACAGAACCTACCTACATTGAGAAA contains:
- the SLA gene encoding src-like-adapter translates to MGNTVKTPRASEETHVSSQMGQESDFLAVLYDYPSADISQPIFHVGEKLRVLSDEGGWWRVHSLTTGRENYIPGKYVAKVYHGWLFEGLGREKAEELLQLPNTKVGSFMIRESETRKGLYSLSVRHRQVKHYRIFRLPNNWYYISPRQTFQCLEDLVNHYSEVADGLCCVLTTPCLTQCTNNNSATNQVPPVVMRNKNFNWRNIHRLEVTEDTESTLAAMDDSCLSYGLKESIASYLSLTGDDNASFASARKKKAQSLIYTGSKRKSTLHLPPTYYED